The Mercurialis annua linkage group LG2, ddMerAnnu1.2, whole genome shotgun sequence genome contains a region encoding:
- the LOC126666900 gene encoding probable WRKY transcription factor 50, protein MSAGSHESDYGDPTNFELSELLMFDEWIQNDDHYQTSLLSVNSSTEIPVYRAQVIGDSGGDAGGDTREKKPEVKERVAFKTRSEIEILDDGFKWRKYGKKMVKNSPNPRNYYRCSAEGCPVKKRVERDRDDLSYVITTYEGIHNHPTSY, encoded by the exons ATGTCTGCCGGCTCTCACGAGAGTGACTATGGCGACCCGACAAATTTTGAGCTGTCGGAATTGTTGATGTTCGATGAATGGATACAGAATGATGATCATTACCAAACGTCTCTTCTTTCGGTTAATTCTAGTACCGAAATTCCGGTTTATCGAGCTCAGGTGATCGGAGACTCAGGCGGTGATGCCGGTGGAGATACGAGGGAGAAGAAGCCGGAAGTTAAAGAGAGAGTGGCATTCAAGACTCGGTCGGAAATTGAGATACTGGACGATGGATTCAAGTGGAGGAAATATGGCAAGAAGATGGTTAAGAATAGCCCTAATCCAAG GAATTACTACCGATGCTCGGCGGAGGGTTGTCCGGTGAAGAAGAGAGTAGAAAGAGATAGAGATGATCTGAGCTATGTAATAACAACCTACGAAGGCATCCATAATCATCCAACTTccta
- the LOC126670644 gene encoding 25S rRNA (cytosine-C(5))-methyltransferase NSUN5, which translates to MRNNKKMKPHAKPPSGVAAAGKSETVRLSKVERSALFARREAATVLKTVLHGHNQRRAVASIKSLVYSPSIRNKKATFALVCQTLKYLPIIKDVLESAGVLNSTLKKKEELVYIIAYDILFSQEISLAGDVEKLLLRRKNDLQKALAKVLVRKKVKNVDDLLALYRPTDMPKPCYVRVNTLKSDINTALLELGKKFTVQKDDTVPNLLMLPPNSDLHDHPLVLNGSVFIQGKGSSMVAAALDPKPGWEVMDACSAPGNKTVHLAALMRGKGRIIACELNKDRIKRLEYTVKLSGAANIEVRHCDFLNLNPKDASFSKIRAILLDPSCSGSGIAAQRLDHLLPSHDSDASDTGRLNKLAAFQKKALSHALSFPAVERIVYSTCSINQTENEDVIMSVLPLAASHGFQLVTPLPQWGRRGLSVFEGSEHLLRTDPVEDKEGFFIALFVKKDSSFIDSEKLPRKVHSSLSTGKHNFKKDNHVKRKKLFMPLLFNKISKFWLH; encoded by the exons ATGCGGAACAACAAGAAGATGAAACCTCATGCTAAACCACCATCAGGAGTAGCCGCCGCCGGGAAGTCTGAAACTGTGCGGCTGAGCAAAGTCGAGAGGTCAGCTTTATTTGCAAGAAGAGAAGCCGCCACCGTTTTAAAAACAGTTCTTCACGGTCACAATCAACGGCGAGCTGTCGCCTCGATCAAGTCCCTTGTTTATAGCCCTTCTATTCGAAACAAGAAGGCCACTTTTGCCCTTGTCTGCCAAACCCTAAAAT atttaCCTATTATTAAGGATGTATTGGAGTCTGCTGGTGTACTTAATAGCACCTTGAAG AAAAAAGAGGAATTGGTGTATATAATAGCTTATGACATTCTATTCAGCCAG gAGATCTCACTGGCTGGTGATGTGGAGAAGCTTCTTTTGCGTCGGAAAAATGATCTTCAGAAAGCTCTAGCTAAGGTTTTAGTGAGAAAGAAAGTGAAGAATGTTGATGATTTGCTTGCTCTTTATCGGCCTACTG ATATGCCTAAACCTTGTTATGTTCGTGTGAATACTCTAAAATCAGACATAAATACTGCTTTGCTTGAATTAGGAAAGAAATTCACG GTTCAAAAGGACGACACAGTACCTAATCTGTTGATGCTCCCTCCAAACAGTGATTTACATGATCATCCTTTGGTGTTGAATGGAAGTGTTTTTATCCAG GGAAAGGGAAGTTCGATGGTGGCAGCAGCCCTTGATCCGAAACCTGGTTGGGAG GTTATGGATGCATGTTCAGCTCCAGGAAACAAAACTGTTCATCTTGCCGCACTAATGAGAGGAAAGGGAAGAATTATAGCATGCGAGCTGAACAAAGACAGGATTAAGCGTCTAGAATACACGGTCAAACTCTCTGGTGCTGCTA ACATTGAAGTACGGCATTGTGACTTCTTGAACTTAAATCCAAAAGATGCTTCTTTCTCCAAG ATTCGTGCTATTCTCTTAGATCCTTCTTGTTCTGGATCCGGGATTGCTGCACAGAGGTTAGACCATTTGCTCCCATCCCATGATTCTGATGCGTCTGACACGGGAAGATTGAACAAGCTCGCAGCCTTCCAAAAGAAGGCTCTTAGCCACGCATTATCTT TCCCAGCAGTTGAAAGAATAGTTTACAGTACATGCTCTATCAACCAAACCGAGAATGAAGACGTGATCATGTCGGTTTTACCTCTTGCCGCATCTCATGGGTTTCAGCTGGTCACTCCCTTACCTCAGTGGGGTCGACGCGGTCTTTCAGTTTTTGAGGGCT CTGAGCATTTACTTCGAACAGATCCAGTGGAGGACAAAGAAGGCTTCTTCATTGCGCTTTTTGTCAAGAAAGACAGCAGCTTTATTGATTCAGAAAAGTTGCCCAGAAAAGTTCATTCCTCTTTGTCGACTggaaaacataattttaaaaaagataacCATGTAAAGAGGAAAAAACTATTTATGCCTCTTCTCTTCAataaaatatccaaattttggTTGCATTAa
- the LOC126666668 gene encoding uncharacterized protein LOC126666668, with translation MSLGAAEKDSASEIHIPAEIDWHMLDKSKFFFLGAALFSGVSAALYPVVVLKTKQQVSPIQIPSLKLSYSILSHEGIRGFYRGFGTSLMGTIPARALYMTALEVTKTSVGTATVRLGFSDTTATAIANAAAGLSSAMAAQLVWTPIDVVSQRLMVQGSDSNRYRNGIDAFRKILYADGARGLYRGFGISILTYAPSNAVWWASYSVAHRFVWGGITCYTSKKNESCCVSGYKPDSKTMVAVQGLCAALASGVSAVITTPFDTVKTRMQVLDSEQNGRRQPLTVLQTVKNLVKDGGFGACYRGLGPRWVSMSMSATTMITTYEFLKRLSTKSS, from the coding sequence ATGAGTTTAGGTGCAGCTGAAAAAGATTCAGCATCAGAAATTCATATACCAGCAGAAATAGATTGGCATATGCTagataaatccaaatttttctttCTTGGAGCGGCTTTATTTTCAGGTGTTTCAGCAGCTCTTTACCCTGTTGTTGTTTTAAAAACTAAGCAACAAGTTTCACCAATTCAAATCCCTTCCCTAAAATTGTCATATTCTATACTGAGTCATGAAGGTATCAGAGGTTTTTACAGAGGTTTTGGTACTTCTTTAATGGGAACTATCCCAGCTAGAGCTCTTTACATGACAGCACTTGAGGTTACTAAAACTAGTGTCGGAACAGCCACTGTTAGGTTAGGGTTTTCAGACACTACTGCCACAGCTATTGCTAATGCTGCTGCTGGTTTAAGCTCTGCTATGGCTGCACAGCTAGTTTGGACCCCTATTGATGTTGTGAGCCAAAGACTCATGGTTCAGGGTTCGGATTCGAATAGGTATCGAAATGGTATCGACGCGTTTAGGAAGATTTTGTATGCAGATGGAGCGAGAGGATTGTATAGAGGATTTGGGATTTCTATTCTGACTTATGCACCTTCGAATGCAGTTTGGTGGGCTTCTTACTCTGTTGCTCATAGGTTTGTTTGGGGTGGGATTACTTGCTACACAAGTAAAAAGAATGAGAGTTGTTGTGTTAGTGGGTATAAGCCTGATTCGAAGACTATGGTGGCGGTTCAGGGGCTATGTGCAGCTCTAGCAAGCGGTGTTTCGGCTGTCATTACGACACCGTTCGACACGGTGAAGACACGAATGCAGGTTTTGGATAGTGAACAAAATGGGAGGAGACAACCCTTGACAGTTCTCCAAACAGTAAAGAATTTAGTTAAGGACGGCGGATTTGGTGCTTGTTACAGAGGGTTAGGGCCTCGGTGGGTTTCAATGTCCATGTCTGCTACAACTATGATCACTACTTATGAATTTTTGAAACGGTTATCTACAAAGAGTAGTTAG
- the LOC126667210 gene encoding 17.3 kDa class II heat shock protein-like, with the protein MDFRLMGIDAPLFHTLHQMMDITGDDSDKSSNAPTRSYVRDAKAMASTPADVKEYPNSYVFIIDMPGLKSGDIKVQIEDENVLLIAGERKREEEKEGAAKYVRMERRVGKFMRKFVLPENANVDAISAVCHDGVLTVTIEKLPPPEPKKPKTIEVKVA; encoded by the coding sequence ATGGATTTCAGGCTAATGGGTATTGACGCGCCTCTCTTCCACACCCTCCACCAAATGATGGACATCACCGGAGATGACTCCGACAAGTCATCCAACGCTCCGACACGGTCCTACGTAAGAGATGCAAAGGCGATGGCATCAACACCAGCTGACGTGAAGGAGTATCCAAACTCCTACGTGTTTATCATAGACATGCCAGGGTTGAAGTCGGGTGACATCAAAGTGCAGATAGAAGATGAAAATGTGCTGCTGATCGCCGGTGAACGGAAGCGTGAGGAGGAGAAAGAAGGAGCGGCTAAGTATGTGAGAATGGAGAGGAGAGTTGGCAAGTTTATGAGGAAATTTGTGCTGCCGGAGAATGCTAACGTTGATGCCATTTCTGCTGTATGTCATGATGGGGTTTTGACTGTTACTATTGAAAAACTGCCGCCGCCGGAGCCGAAGAAGCCTAAGACTATTGAGGTTAAGGTTGCTTGA